In Sodalis ligni, a single genomic region encodes these proteins:
- a CDS encoding acyl-CoA dehydrogenase family protein yields the protein MSLNMTPPTPAEAPEDRNGRFAEPVAGRDSRDDLLAAARDIGARLAVDASVRDKERILPHDELNWVLQAGIAAARVPKTHGGPELNYTDLARISILLAKGDPNVAQILIPHFTSVERIRLTGTPHQQARYFQGLLRGDLISGATGELGGKFVSDMTTRLSNTPRGLRLSGQKFYSTGGLMADRLRVTAKDDSGDTVSVFVPRGRAGIVQHDNWDGMGQRLTASGTTEFLDVAVAEDEVMFYSGEERKKRNYQPAATQMLHSTIEVGIALAVLDDAVAWAHRGARPRADSGVQRSVDDPYVQHTIGNIIANAHAAEAALLRAAALVDTAVAAWYGNAAADELEQRLIEGSIAVAEAKIVCNGAALRAAELIYEVGGSSATLRENNFDRHWRNARTHTTHDPINHRYRVVGNYYLNQTPPPITMYD from the coding sequence ATGTCCTTGAATATGACTCCCCCCACCCCCGCCGAAGCGCCGGAGGATCGTAACGGCCGGTTTGCCGAGCCGGTGGCCGGCCGGGATAGCCGGGACGATTTGCTCGCTGCGGCGCGGGATATCGGCGCCCGGTTGGCGGTGGACGCCTCGGTGCGGGATAAAGAACGCATTTTGCCCCACGATGAATTGAACTGGGTGTTACAGGCGGGCATTGCCGCCGCCAGGGTGCCCAAAACCCACGGCGGTCCTGAGCTGAACTACACCGACCTGGCGCGGATATCCATCCTGCTGGCGAAGGGCGACCCCAACGTCGCCCAGATATTGATCCCGCATTTTACCTCGGTTGAGCGCATTCGCCTTACCGGCACCCCCCATCAGCAAGCGCGCTATTTTCAGGGACTGCTGCGGGGGGATTTGATAAGCGGCGCCACCGGGGAACTGGGAGGAAAATTCGTGTCGGACATGACCACCCGGCTCAGTAATACCCCTCGGGGTTTGCGGCTGAGCGGCCAAAAATTCTACAGCACCGGCGGATTGATGGCGGACCGGCTGCGGGTCACGGCCAAGGATGATAGCGGCGATACGGTGTCGGTTTTCGTGCCGAGGGGGCGTGCGGGCATTGTGCAGCATGACAACTGGGACGGCATGGGACAGCGGTTAACCGCCAGCGGCACCACGGAGTTTCTCGATGTCGCGGTGGCCGAAGATGAAGTGATGTTTTACAGCGGCGAAGAGCGCAAGAAACGCAATTATCAGCCGGCCGCCACCCAAATGCTCCATTCCACCATTGAAGTGGGTATCGCCCTCGCGGTGCTGGACGACGCGGTGGCCTGGGCGCACCGCGGGGCGCGTCCCCGCGCCGACTCCGGCGTGCAGCGGTCGGTGGACGATCCCTACGTGCAGCATACCATCGGCAATATCATCGCCAACGCCCATGCCGCAGAGGCGGCGCTGCTGCGCGCCGCGGCGCTGGTGGATACGGCGGTGGCCGCCTGGTACGGCAACGCGGCGGCGGATGAATTGGAACAGCGGCTGATTGAAGGCTCCATTGCCGTCGCCGAAGCCAAGATAGTTTGCAATGGCGCGGCGCTGCGGGCGGCGGAGCTGATTTATGAGGTGGGCGGCTCGTCCGCCACCCTGCGGGAGAATAATTTTGACCGCCATTGGCGCAACGCGCGTACCCATACCACCCACGATCCCATTAATCACCGCTATCGCGTGGTGGGGAATTATTACCTCAATCAGACGCCGCCCCCCATCACCATGTATGACTGA
- a CDS encoding LLM class flavin-dependent oxidoreductase, with the protein MTEQKRQMHLGAFLQDVGHHIGAWRHPDAPRNAGMNLEHFKLLARRAEDAKFDMIFLGDQMTFQYEEDEHIGRTTRTVNFEPLTLLSALAMLTRRIGLVATASTSYNEPFNVARKFASLDHISGGRAGWNIVTSWTLGEALNFNRDEVMDHGLRYQRAQEFVDVVQGLWDSWEDDALLNDKKTGLFFDPDKLHVLDHQGRFFKVRGPLNISRAIQGQPVLVQAGSSSDGQDLAARKAEVIFTAQRSLAEAQGFYRSVKEQMQAHGRQPHQLKIMPGVFPIVGESREHAGEKFEQLQELVDPEIGWPVLARHLGGFDLSGYPIDGPVPEFPLSQGNQSRQRLLADFARREKLTIRQLYWHVTGTRGHWAIFGTASDIADQLEERFTGGGADGFNIMAPWLPGGLLEFIDQVVPELRRRGLFRTEYSGSTLREHLGLSAPPNRYTQPAAGAAL; encoded by the coding sequence ATGACAGAACAGAAAAGACAGATGCATTTGGGGGCTTTTTTACAGGATGTCGGCCATCATATCGGCGCCTGGCGCCACCCGGACGCCCCGCGGAACGCCGGCATGAATCTTGAGCATTTCAAGCTGCTGGCGCGGCGGGCCGAAGACGCCAAATTCGACATGATTTTCCTCGGCGACCAGATGACCTTTCAATACGAGGAGGACGAGCATATCGGCCGCACCACCCGGACCGTCAATTTCGAGCCGCTGACCTTATTGTCCGCTCTGGCGATGCTCACCCGCCGCATCGGGCTGGTGGCGACGGCGTCCACCAGCTATAACGAGCCGTTTAACGTCGCGCGCAAATTCGCTTCGCTGGATCATATCAGCGGCGGGCGGGCCGGCTGGAATATCGTGACCTCCTGGACGCTGGGGGAAGCGCTGAATTTCAATCGCGACGAGGTCATGGATCACGGCCTGCGTTATCAGCGCGCCCAGGAGTTTGTGGACGTGGTGCAGGGGCTGTGGGACAGCTGGGAAGACGACGCGCTGCTCAACGATAAGAAAACCGGACTTTTCTTCGATCCGGACAAGCTGCATGTGCTGGATCACCAGGGCCGGTTCTTCAAGGTGCGGGGGCCGCTGAATATCTCCCGCGCCATCCAGGGCCAGCCGGTGCTGGTTCAGGCCGGTTCCTCTTCCGATGGCCAGGATCTGGCGGCCCGCAAAGCCGAGGTGATTTTCACCGCCCAGCGATCCCTCGCCGAGGCGCAGGGGTTTTATCGCAGCGTCAAAGAGCAGATGCAGGCCCACGGCCGCCAGCCTCATCAGCTGAAGATCATGCCGGGGGTGTTTCCCATCGTCGGCGAGTCCCGCGAGCATGCCGGGGAAAAGTTCGAACAGCTGCAAGAACTGGTGGATCCTGAAATCGGCTGGCCGGTGCTGGCCCGGCATTTGGGCGGCTTTGATTTGTCTGGCTATCCTATTGACGGTCCGGTGCCTGAATTTCCCTTGTCCCAGGGCAACCAGAGCCGGCAGCGGCTGTTGGCGGATTTCGCCCGGCGGGAGAAACTGACCATACGGCAACTGTACTGGCATGTGACCGGCACCCGCGGCCACTGGGCGATTTTCGGCACGGCGTCGGACATTGCCGACCAGCTTGAAGAGCGCTTCACCGGCGGCGGCGCGGACGGCTTTAACATTATGGCCCCCTGGCTGCCGGGAGGATTGCTGGAGTTTATCGACCAGGTGGTGCCGGAACTGCGGCGGCGGGGGCTGTTCCGCACCGAGTACAGCGGGTCGACGCTGCGGGAGCATTTGGGTTTATCCGCGCCGCCGAACCGTTATACGCAGCCGGCTGCGGGAGCCGCCTTATGA